Proteins encoded together in one Armatimonadota bacterium window:
- a CDS encoding sodium-translocating pyrophosphatase has product MPVPVETSAFSAAGTAVLGLVFAAVTARWIRRREDGTARMREIAAAIREGAMAFLALEYRVLALFVLVVALLLAVALRWELAVAFVTGAVLSASAGNVGMRVATLANVRTAAAARRGIPEGLTVAFRSGAVMGFSVVGLALLGISLLWVLFHRNPEVVFGFSFGASSVALFARVGGGIYTKAADVGADLVGKVEAGIPEDDPRNPAVIADNVGDNVGDVAGMGADLFESYAGSVIAALALGVAGGDARGAAAPFLLAAVGLVASLLGTFVVSGRTASPQAALNRGIVGATGLTAVLAAGLSWWLYGALAVWWAFLAGLVAGVVIGFATEYYTSSHARPTRAVAQAAVTGSGTNIIAGLALGMVSVAVPVLAVGAAILIAYQVAGIFGIALAGVGMLSTLGITLAADTYGPVADNAAGIAEMAGLGREVRARAEALDAVGNTTAAIGKGFAIGSAALTALALLVSYGQVAGVATVNLLSPLTLVGVFLGGMMPFLFSAFAMSAVGRAAMQMVEEVRRQFREIPGLLRGDGDARPDYGRAVAIATGAAIREMVLPGLLAVVVPVVTGFLLGREALAGLLGGSIVTGFLVAVMMANAGGAWDNAKKYIEEGHLGGKGSEAHKAAVVGDTVGDPFKDTAGPSLNILLKLMAVIAIVIAPLLR; this is encoded by the coding sequence ATGCCCGTACCTGTGGAGACCTCGGCCTTTAGCGCGGCCGGCACGGCCGTGCTCGGTCTGGTCTTTGCCGCCGTCACGGCCCGGTGGATCCGCCGGCGCGAGGACGGGACCGCCCGCATGCGCGAGATCGCCGCGGCCATCCGCGAGGGGGCGATGGCCTTCCTGGCCCTGGAGTACCGCGTGCTCGCCCTCTTCGTGCTGGTCGTCGCCCTCCTGCTGGCCGTGGCCCTGCGCTGGGAGCTGGCCGTGGCCTTCGTCACGGGGGCCGTGCTCTCGGCCTCCGCCGGCAACGTCGGGATGCGCGTGGCCACGCTGGCCAACGTGCGCACCGCGGCCGCCGCGCGGCGGGGCATCCCGGAAGGGCTCACCGTGGCGTTCCGCTCGGGCGCGGTGATGGGCTTCTCCGTCGTGGGGCTGGCCCTGCTCGGCATCTCGCTCCTCTGGGTGCTCTTCCACCGCAACCCCGAGGTCGTCTTCGGCTTCTCCTTCGGCGCCTCGTCCGTGGCCCTCTTCGCCCGGGTGGGCGGCGGGATCTACACCAAGGCCGCCGACGTGGGGGCCGACCTGGTGGGCAAGGTCGAGGCCGGGATCCCCGAGGACGACCCGCGCAACCCGGCGGTGATCGCCGACAACGTGGGGGACAACGTCGGGGACGTGGCGGGGATGGGGGCCGACCTCTTCGAGAGCTACGCGGGCTCGGTGATCGCCGCCCTGGCCCTGGGGGTGGCGGGCGGCGACGCCCGCGGGGCGGCCGCCCCCTTCCTGCTGGCGGCGGTCGGGCTCGTGGCCAGCCTGCTGGGGACGTTCGTCGTCTCCGGCCGCACCGCCTCGCCCCAGGCGGCGCTCAACCGCGGCATCGTGGGGGCGACCGGGCTCACGGCGGTCCTGGCGGCAGGGCTGAGCTGGTGGCTGTACGGGGCGCTCGCCGTCTGGTGGGCCTTCCTGGCCGGGCTGGTCGCCGGCGTCGTCATCGGCTTCGCCACGGAGTACTACACCAGCAGCCACGCCCGGCCCACCCGGGCGGTGGCGCAGGCGGCGGTGACCGGGTCCGGGACCAACATCATCGCGGGGCTCGCGCTGGGCATGGTGAGCGTGGCCGTGCCGGTGCTGGCGGTGGGCGCGGCCATCCTCATCGCCTACCAGGTCGCCGGCATCTTCGGGATCGCGCTCGCGGGGGTGGGGATGCTCTCCACCCTGGGGATCACCCTCGCGGCGGACACCTACGGCCCGGTGGCCGACAACGCCGCCGGGATCGCGGAGATGGCGGGACTCGGGCGCGAGGTGCGCGCGCGGGCGGAGGCGCTGGACGCCGTGGGGAACACCACCGCGGCCATCGGCAAGGGGTTCGCCATCGGCTCGGCGGCCCTCACCGCGCTCGCGCTGCTGGTCTCCTACGGGCAGGTGGCCGGTGTGGCCACGGTCAACCTCCTGAGCCCGCTGACGCTGGTGGGCGTCTTCCTGGGCGGGATGATGCCCTTCCTCTTCAGCGCCTTCGCCATGTCGGCGGTGGGGCGGGCGGCCATGCAGATGGTGGAGGAGGTGCGCCGCCAGTTCCGCGAGATCCCCGGATTGCTCCGCGGCGACGGCGACGCGCGCCCCGACTACGGCCGCGCCGTGGCCATCGCCACGGGGGCGGCCATCCGGGAGATGGTCCTCCCCGGCCTGCTGGCCGTGGTGGTGCCGGTGGTGACGGGGTTCCTGCTCGGGCGGGAGGCGCTGGCCGGGCTGCTCGGGGGCTCCATCGTGACCGGCTTCCTGGTGGCGGTGATGATGGCCAACGCCGGCGGGGCCTGGGACAATGCCAAGAAGTACATCGAGGAGGGCCACCTGGGCGGAAAGGGCTCGGAGGCGCACAAGGCCGCGGTGGTGGGCGACACCGTGGGCGACCCGTTCAAGGACACCGCCGGGCCTTCCCTCAACATCCTGCTCAAGCTGATGGCCGTCATCGCCATCGTCATCGCCCCGCTGTTGCGGTGA
- a CDS encoding sodium-translocating pyrophosphatase — translation MEGQGLSESQLRLPHFGGVEQAILWAVLAAAVLALVYGWWLRARVTRRDPGTREMQTVAGAIQEGALAYLRRQLRAMLPFVVLVTGGLYVLYRPIYADRPVLALGVAAAFLLGCFASYGAGYVGMTSAVQGNVRVASAARRSYREALEIAFQAGTISGMFTVGLGLLGATVMFMLFREDAMRVLVGFGFGGSLVAAFMRVGGGIYTKAADVGADLVGKVEVGIPEDDPRNAAVIADNVGDNVGDCAGMAADVFESYEVTLVAAIILGAATLLEPAFIERYGGMAAASAFALKLILFPLAVRAVGVFASLVGTWLVRGSDEEVGDPMRPINRGFYASALLSVAGFGLVNWLYLRDPVTGTPDFRFFLATLMGIVLALVIGWLTELFTHEDRGPVGEIAYATRTGPATMLLTGLGTGLESSVWAIVAIAATILGSMAIFGGDPALAAYGIALAGLGLLTTTGFILAMDTYGPIVDNANGIFEMSGVERGGETTAGRIVARLDAVGNTTKALTKGFAIATAVVAAIALFRSFVGEARLLVSPEQLQAAGAAVRALLDRVGIQVNLPQVFVGLLIGGAVPFLVSAFLIRAVGRSAFLVVEEVRRQFREIPGLMEGRARPDYSRCVDIVTRAAQRELLSPALLAIGAPVLVGFGLGAGALGGYLAGAILTAQLLAVFMANTGGAWDNAKKKIEDGYLGGKGTDAHKAAVIGDTVGDPLKDTAGPALNPLIKVMNLVAILIAPVIVRPLSLEVRGGVALLALLVIAVGVYLSKRTALGREEVRPRVAGEVAGS, via the coding sequence GTGGAAGGACAGGGACTGAGCGAGTCGCAACTCCGCCTGCCGCACTTCGGCGGGGTGGAGCAGGCCATCCTCTGGGCCGTGCTCGCCGCCGCCGTGCTGGCCCTGGTCTATGGGTGGTGGCTGCGGGCGCGCGTCACTCGGCGCGACCCCGGGACGCGCGAGATGCAGACGGTGGCCGGCGCCATCCAGGAGGGGGCGCTGGCCTACCTGCGCCGGCAGCTGCGGGCGATGCTGCCCTTCGTCGTGCTGGTCACCGGCGGCCTCTACGTCCTCTACCGGCCCATCTACGCCGACCGGCCCGTCCTGGCCCTGGGCGTGGCCGCGGCGTTCCTGCTCGGCTGCTTCGCCTCCTACGGGGCCGGCTACGTGGGGATGACCTCGGCGGTGCAGGGCAACGTGCGGGTGGCCAGCGCCGCCCGCCGCTCCTACCGCGAGGCGTTGGAGATCGCCTTCCAGGCCGGGACGATCTCCGGGATGTTCACGGTGGGGCTGGGGCTGCTCGGCGCCACGGTGATGTTCATGCTCTTCCGCGAGGACGCCATGCGCGTGCTGGTGGGCTTCGGGTTCGGCGGTTCGCTGGTGGCCGCCTTCATGCGCGTGGGCGGCGGGATCTACACCAAGGCCGCCGACGTGGGGGCCGACCTGGTGGGCAAGGTGGAGGTGGGCATCCCCGAGGACGACCCGCGCAACGCCGCCGTGATCGCCGACAACGTGGGGGACAACGTGGGCGACTGCGCCGGGATGGCCGCCGATGTCTTCGAGTCCTATGAAGTGACCCTGGTGGCGGCGATCATCCTGGGGGCGGCGACCCTGCTCGAGCCCGCCTTCATCGAGCGCTACGGGGGCATGGCCGCCGCCAGCGCCTTCGCCCTCAAGCTGATCCTCTTCCCCCTGGCGGTGCGCGCCGTGGGCGTCTTCGCCTCGCTCGTGGGCACCTGGCTCGTCCGGGGCAGCGACGAGGAGGTGGGCGACCCGATGCGGCCCATCAACCGCGGCTTCTACGCCTCGGCGCTCCTCTCCGTGGCGGGCTTCGGCCTCGTGAACTGGCTCTACCTGCGCGATCCCGTCACCGGCACCCCGGACTTCCGCTTCTTCCTGGCCACGCTGATGGGTATCGTGCTGGCCCTGGTCATCGGCTGGCTCACCGAGCTCTTCACCCACGAGGACCGCGGGCCGGTGGGGGAGATCGCCTACGCCACCCGCACCGGTCCCGCCACCATGCTGCTCACCGGGTTGGGCACGGGGCTGGAGAGCAGCGTGTGGGCCATCGTGGCCATCGCCGCCACCATCCTGGGGTCAATGGCCATCTTCGGCGGCGACCCGGCGCTGGCCGCCTACGGCATCGCCCTGGCCGGGCTGGGGTTGCTCACCACCACCGGCTTCATCCTGGCCATGGACACCTACGGCCCCATCGTGGACAACGCCAACGGCATCTTCGAGATGTCCGGCGTGGAGCGGGGCGGGGAGACCACGGCGGGCCGCATCGTGGCGCGGCTGGACGCCGTGGGGAACACCACCAAGGCGCTGACCAAGGGCTTCGCCATCGCCACGGCGGTGGTGGCGGCCATCGCCCTCTTCCGCTCCTTCGTGGGCGAGGCCCGCCTGCTGGTGAGCCCCGAGCAGCTGCAGGCGGCGGGAGCGGCGGTCCGCGCCCTGCTCGACCGGGTGGGCATCCAGGTGAACCTGCCGCAGGTCTTCGTCGGCCTGCTCATCGGCGGCGCGGTGCCCTTCCTCGTCTCCGCCTTCCTCATCCGGGCGGTGGGCCGCTCCGCCTTCCTGGTGGTCGAGGAGGTGCGCCGCCAGTTCCGGGAGATCCCGGGCCTGATGGAGGGGCGGGCCCGCCCCGACTACTCGCGCTGCGTGGACATCGTCACCCGCGCGGCGCAGCGGGAGCTGCTCAGCCCGGCGCTGCTGGCCATCGGCGCGCCGGTGCTCGTGGGGTTCGGGCTGGGCGCGGGGGCGCTCGGAGGCTACCTGGCGGGGGCCATCCTCACCGCGCAGCTGCTGGCCGTCTTCATGGCCAACACCGGCGGGGCCTGGGACAACGCCAAGAAGAAGATCGAGGACGGCTACCTGGGGGGCAAGGGCACCGACGCGCACAAGGCCGCCGTCATCGGCGACACGGTGGGCGACCCCCTGAAGGACACCGCCGGCCCGGCTCTCAACCCGCTGATCAAGGTGATGAACCTGGTGGCCATCCTCATCGCCCCGGTGATCGTGCGGCCGTTGAGCCTGGAGGTGCGCGGAGGGGTGGCCCTGCTGGCCCTCCTCGTCATCGCCGTGGGCGTCTACCTGAGCAAGCGCACGGCGCTGGGCCGGGAGGAGGTGCGCCCGCGCGTGGCGGGGGAGGTGGCCGGGAGCTAG
- a CDS encoding APC family permease has protein sequence MALATLRRVLIGPPLPTQRLVHERLNRIQGLAVFASDALSSSAYATEEILLVLMAAGATALPLAWPIALAITTVLLIVAFSYHQTIHAYPSGGGAYIVARDNLGVWPGLVAAAALLIDYILTVAVSVSAGVAAITSAVPALFGHRVALALLAVAVIALVNLRGVRESGTIFSVPTYLFIGSMLALIALGLLRTWEAPPVRPRLPAEAAVVQPLSLMLLLRAFASGSAAMTGIEAISNGVQAFRPPEARNAGITLFWMAAVLSTLFLGLTWLATHLGVVPVEEETVVSQLARLILGAGPAYYVVQAATAMILILAANTSFADFPRLASILARDRFLPIQFRNLGDRLVFANGIVALAVLAGGLIVLFDARTHSLIPLYAVGVFLSFTLSQSGMVRRWWRRRGRGWVHSLLINLAGAAATAVVLGVVLVAKFAQGAWIVAGVLPLFVAAMRAVYGHYLQLRRELSLAGARPPAAEVHHKVVVPVGGINRAVLPALRYARSLSDDVTAVHVEVDPEETAQLRERWQTWGLGIPLRVLPSPYRSVLGPFLDYLAELEWRVGFDQYLTIVLPEFVPSRWWHFLLHNQTALLFKAALFLRRSRAGRITVVTDVPYYVSPPEAPQPAPAAAAEVAAPSRGAVALLAGLLLAAAGLALALTRGWAPLWQALFGLALLLQVALAAFLLFVRSLAR, from the coding sequence ATGGCGCTGGCGACGCTCCGTCGCGTGCTCATCGGTCCGCCGCTGCCCACCCAGCGGTTGGTCCACGAGCGCCTCAACCGCATCCAGGGGTTGGCGGTCTTTGCTTCCGACGCGCTCTCCTCCTCGGCCTACGCCACGGAGGAGATCCTGCTGGTGCTGATGGCCGCCGGGGCGACCGCGCTGCCCCTGGCCTGGCCCATCGCGCTGGCCATCACCACCGTCCTGCTCATCGTGGCCTTCTCCTATCACCAGACCATCCACGCCTACCCCTCGGGCGGCGGCGCCTACATCGTGGCCCGCGACAACCTGGGCGTGTGGCCGGGGCTCGTGGCCGCCGCGGCGTTGTTGATCGACTACATCCTGACGGTGGCGGTGAGCGTCTCGGCGGGCGTGGCGGCCATCACCTCGGCGGTGCCGGCGCTCTTCGGCCACCGCGTGGCCCTGGCGCTGCTGGCCGTCGCCGTGATCGCGCTCGTCAACCTGCGCGGGGTGCGCGAGTCGGGGACGATCTTCAGCGTCCCCACCTATCTGTTCATCGGGTCGATGCTGGCGCTGATCGCCCTGGGCCTCCTGCGGACCTGGGAGGCCCCGCCGGTGCGGCCGCGCCTGCCGGCCGAGGCGGCGGTGGTCCAGCCGCTGAGCCTCATGCTCCTCCTGCGGGCCTTCGCCTCGGGGTCGGCGGCCATGACCGGGATCGAGGCGATCAGCAACGGCGTGCAGGCCTTCCGCCCGCCGGAGGCACGCAACGCCGGCATCACGCTCTTCTGGATGGCCGCCGTGCTCAGCACGCTCTTCCTCGGCCTCACCTGGCTGGCCACGCACCTGGGGGTGGTGCCGGTGGAGGAGGAGACGGTAGTCTCCCAGCTGGCCCGGCTGATCCTGGGCGCCGGTCCGGCGTACTACGTCGTCCAGGCCGCCACGGCCATGATCCTCATCCTGGCGGCCAACACGAGCTTCGCCGACTTCCCGCGGCTGGCCTCGATCCTGGCCCGCGACCGCTTCCTCCCCATCCAGTTCCGCAACCTGGGCGACCGGCTCGTCTTCGCTAACGGCATCGTCGCCCTGGCCGTGCTGGCCGGCGGGCTGATCGTCCTCTTCGACGCGCGGACGCATAGCCTCATCCCGCTGTACGCGGTGGGCGTCTTCCTCTCGTTCACGCTCTCCCAGAGCGGCATGGTGCGGCGGTGGTGGCGCCGGCGGGGCCGGGGGTGGGTGCACAGCCTGCTGATCAACCTGGCGGGAGCTGCGGCGACGGCGGTCGTGCTGGGCGTGGTGCTCGTGGCCAAGTTCGCCCAGGGGGCGTGGATTGTCGCCGGGGTGCTGCCCCTGTTCGTCGCGGCGATGCGCGCCGTCTACGGCCACTACCTGCAGCTGCGCCGGGAGCTGAGCCTGGCCGGGGCGCGGCCGCCGGCCGCCGAGGTGCACCACAAGGTGGTCGTCCCGGTCGGCGGGATCAACCGCGCCGTCCTGCCGGCCCTGCGCTACGCCCGCTCGCTGAGCGACGACGTGACGGCGGTGCACGTGGAGGTCGATCCGGAGGAGACGGCCCAGTTGCGCGAGCGCTGGCAGACCTGGGGGCTGGGCATCCCCCTGCGCGTGCTGCCCTCCCCCTACCGCTCCGTGCTCGGGCCCTTCCTCGACTACCTGGCCGAGCTGGAGTGGCGCGTGGGCTTCGACCAGTACCTGACCATCGTGCTCCCCGAGTTCGTCCCCAGCCGCTGGTGGCACTTCCTGCTGCACAACCAGACCGCGCTGCTCTTCAAAGCCGCGCTCTTCCTCCGCCGCAGCCGCGCCGGGCGCATCACCGTGGTCACGGACGTTCCCTACTACGTCTCCCCGCCCGAGGCGCCCCAGCCGGCACCGGCGGCCGCTGCGGAGGTCGCCGCGCCCTCCCGCGGTGCCGTGGCCCTCCTGGCCGGGCTCCTCCTGGCCGCTGCGGGCCTGGCTCTCGCCCTGACCCGGGGCTGGGCGCCCCTCTGGCAGGCGCTCTTCGGCCTCGCGCTGCTCCTCCAGGTCGCCCTGGCCGCCTTCCTGCTCTTCGTCCGCTCGCTGGCCCGCTGA
- a CDS encoding tellurium resistance protein TerC: MPDPWVVVFIVLQLIYLEGILSIDNAAVLGAMVAHLPPDEPVPWPRPLQFLQAPVHRLLGGQRPAALKVGLLGAYLGRGLMLFLASWVVRNRWLLLLGGLYLVKLGVDHLGETPRE, encoded by the coding sequence ATGCCCGACCCGTGGGTCGTCGTCTTCATCGTCCTGCAGCTGATCTACCTGGAGGGGATCCTCTCCATCGACAACGCGGCGGTGCTGGGGGCGATGGTCGCCCACCTGCCGCCGGACGAGCCGGTGCCGTGGCCCCGCCCGCTGCAGTTCCTCCAGGCACCGGTGCACCGCCTCCTGGGCGGGCAGCGGCCCGCCGCCCTCAAGGTGGGCCTGCTGGGCGCCTACCTCGGGCGCGGGCTCATGCTCTTCCTGGCCTCCTGGGTAGTGCGGAACCGCTGGTTGCTGCTGCTCGGCGGCCTCTACCTGGTGAAGCTCGGCGTCGACCACCTGGGGGAAACGCCGCGGGAGG